One part of the Sorangiineae bacterium MSr11954 genome encodes these proteins:
- a CDS encoding helix-turn-helix transcriptional regulator — MKHSTIAPHPFAKFHCSIARTLEQLEPSWTPLILRDVFFGLRRFDGLCKDLGIATNTLTARLEALVAKGILERAPYRDHPVRYEYRPTTKGADLFPVVLSLLRWGDAWTSEPEGAPVKLRHVPCGEATQAEVVCNVCGDVLRLDNVTVHAGPGARIAPGTAVLAAQLPPEPTTPSPGETPAAAGRPRRNRFRLRESFGPSMPPPMEPANDVQYPKSPQSAAAAQKQRVLPRMSDEPQNDIEPQIQSGQ; from the coding sequence ATGAAACATTCGACCATCGCTCCGCATCCTTTTGCGAAATTTCATTGCTCCATCGCGCGCACCCTGGAGCAGCTCGAACCCTCGTGGACACCGTTGATCCTGCGCGACGTGTTCTTTGGACTGCGCCGCTTCGATGGCCTCTGCAAAGATCTCGGTATTGCCACCAACACCCTCACGGCGCGGCTGGAGGCATTGGTCGCAAAGGGCATTCTCGAGCGCGCGCCGTACCGCGATCACCCCGTGCGTTACGAGTATCGTCCGACCACCAAAGGCGCCGACCTCTTTCCCGTCGTCCTCAGCCTCCTGCGATGGGGCGACGCCTGGACCAGCGAGCCCGAAGGAGCCCCCGTCAAGCTTCGCCATGTCCCTTGCGGGGAAGCCACGCAAGCGGAGGTGGTCTGCAACGTCTGCGGCGATGTGCTTCGACTCGACAACGTCACCGTTCACGCGGGCCCCGGCGCCCGCATCGCCCCCGGCACCGCCGTTCTGGCCGCGCAGCTCCCGCCGGAGCCAACCACCCCCTCCCCCGGCGAAACGCCCGCCGCCGCTGGCCGTCCGCGGCGCAATCGCTTCCGTTTGCGCGAAAGCTTCGGACCATCCATGCCGCCGCCCATGGAGCCGGCCAATGACGTGCAGTATCCGAAATCGCCGCAGTCCGCCGCCGCAGCGCAAAAACAGCGCGTGCTGCCCCGAATGAGCGACGAGCCGCAAAACGATATCGAACCGCAAATCCAATCAGGCCAATAA
- the recA gene encoding recombinase RecA, which translates to MQLIADKLKTLKSVVHSMEKQFGKGTLMALGDEYEPEPVATISTGSLALDLATGVGGYPRGRVVEIFGPESSGKTTLALHAIAEAQRAGGVCAFIDAEHALDVVYARGIGVETEGLLVSQPDTGEQALEIVEALVRSGSVDLIVIDSVAALTPKAEIEGDMGDQHMGLQARLMSQALRKLTAVTHRTGTTLMFINQLRHKIGTTFGSPETTTGGNALKFYASMRLDVRRIGQVKVNDEIIGGKTRVSVKKNKCAPPFAEAEFEIRWGHGVDPISELLDLGVARGVVDKSGSHLSFAGTALGNGRERSREALLESPDLRSTLRQAIVATGPSKPGRRTADA; encoded by the coding sequence ATGCAGCTGATTGCAGACAAACTGAAGACGCTGAAGAGCGTCGTGCATTCGATGGAGAAACAATTCGGAAAGGGCACCCTCATGGCCCTGGGCGACGAATACGAGCCCGAGCCCGTGGCCACCATCAGCACCGGGTCTCTGGCGCTCGATCTCGCCACCGGCGTGGGAGGTTACCCGCGCGGCCGCGTCGTCGAAATCTTCGGGCCCGAGTCCAGCGGAAAGACCACCTTGGCCCTGCACGCCATCGCCGAAGCGCAGAGAGCGGGCGGCGTCTGCGCGTTCATCGACGCCGAGCACGCGCTCGACGTGGTCTATGCGCGCGGCATCGGGGTGGAGACCGAGGGGCTGCTCGTCTCGCAGCCGGATACGGGGGAGCAGGCGCTCGAGATCGTGGAGGCGCTCGTGCGCTCTGGCTCGGTCGATCTCATCGTGATCGATTCCGTCGCGGCGCTCACGCCCAAGGCGGAGATCGAAGGGGACATGGGCGATCAGCACATGGGGCTGCAAGCGCGCCTCATGAGCCAAGCCCTCCGAAAGCTCACCGCGGTCACCCACCGCACGGGCACCACCTTGATGTTCATCAACCAGCTGCGGCACAAAATCGGCACCACCTTCGGCTCGCCCGAAACGACCACCGGCGGCAATGCGCTCAAGTTCTATGCATCCATGCGCCTCGACGTCCGCCGCATCGGGCAAGTGAAGGTCAACGACGAGATCATCGGCGGCAAAACGCGGGTCTCGGTGAAGAAGAACAAATGCGCGCCCCCGTTCGCCGAGGCGGAGTTCGAAATCCGCTGGGGCCACGGCGTGGATCCCATCTCGGAGCTGCTCGATCTGGGCGTCGCGCGCGGGGTCGTCGACAAAAGCGGCAGTCATTTGTCGTTCGCGGGCACGGCGCTCGGCAACGGGCGCGAGCGATCGCGCGAGGCCTTGCTCGAGAGCCCCGATCTTCGGAGCACGTTGCGGCAGGCGATCGTCGCCACCGGGCCGAGCAAGCCAGGGCGCCGCACCGCCGACGCGTAG
- a CDS encoding DUF4855 domain-containing protein, producing MFEKSYALARSALFVVGFLCAGLSCACTQSESTTDPAAAPGADGGPHPWAADAGADLGYPSPEAAGFHHLALVYKRAQDRRSSDFVPYVAWQKDGRPRAGQWLFDAFVFLAFKAPSGVALDYGASTQADWEALLDAWLGPRDSGARGEIGALDDAISATAAATSDEGRIMGAPPGPRRIALAMPWMNPEVTDFGDVDGDGTRENLARSEDRARVAKWYAAQVRERFRARHYAHVESWGLYFMREDIVHEDAVSLPSVTRAVHGEGLRMLFIPYYAAPGWDAWRGLGFDVAILQPSYAFRSWIDGGRVTRSRLAAAADFARTKGLGVEVEVRGTTSIPAERTMLRQYLADGARARRGYQQGATVYFLGDDIVEKSTTDPDAHAAYEDLAAYVRGATLADPDPASTFAWTASQDGRTTSAQARLARPLDVRALHIDLDEPPASGTWLGTAHVRVRRAGSSSWEPAGWALRTAPDRVSGTTRWQSLTIPLASAGLAPIAELALDLVTAKSSPAARAPMNAHIALDSDFPPQSDAPLARGAEYVTRPGPPASMLPDSAPGTRPKLTDGLVSEGGWNSGRNIGWRGDPGELAVVFDLGQVRAFTRAKIWTHGGSDAAVNWPLNPALLLAIDAARVAPNGIGALPPDFAALAGSEPVVTGKHGPHCTPADAFAFCTNLDGYIDVAPPGPIRTRYVTVFTEAKGWVMLNEVQIEADGMSMANVPYTIRTFPSPEVAPDYMDNGRKLTDGTVATSFIPALLSGWSAATNVQVDVNLTGATPLQEVTVWSQSLGSYGIDPPATVRIEVAGDGGTFSLLGEAKAASAVVLEGARGYRVRSTPPVPARRVRISVPAHSGADRWTMLSEIDVR from the coding sequence ATGTTTGAAAAAAGCTACGCGCTCGCGCGTTCCGCTCTTTTTGTCGTCGGCTTTTTGTGTGCCGGCCTTTCGTGCGCGTGCACCCAATCCGAGAGCACGACGGATCCGGCGGCCGCGCCGGGCGCCGATGGCGGCCCCCATCCATGGGCCGCCGACGCCGGCGCCGATCTCGGTTATCCCTCGCCCGAGGCCGCGGGATTCCACCACCTCGCCCTCGTCTACAAAAGGGCGCAGGACCGCCGGAGCAGCGACTTCGTTCCCTATGTGGCGTGGCAAAAAGACGGAAGGCCGCGCGCGGGGCAGTGGCTCTTCGACGCCTTCGTCTTTCTCGCCTTCAAGGCGCCGAGCGGCGTGGCGCTCGATTACGGGGCGAGCACCCAAGCCGATTGGGAAGCGTTGCTCGATGCGTGGTTGGGCCCCCGCGACTCGGGCGCACGCGGTGAAATCGGCGCCCTCGACGATGCCATTTCCGCCACCGCGGCCGCGACGAGCGACGAAGGCCGCATCATGGGCGCACCTCCGGGCCCGCGCCGGATCGCCCTTGCCATGCCGTGGATGAACCCCGAGGTCACCGACTTCGGCGACGTCGACGGCGATGGGACGCGTGAAAATCTGGCACGAAGCGAGGACCGCGCCCGCGTCGCCAAATGGTACGCGGCCCAGGTGCGGGAGCGATTTCGCGCGCGCCACTACGCCCACGTGGAATCGTGGGGGCTGTATTTCATGCGCGAGGACATCGTCCACGAGGACGCGGTGAGCCTCCCGTCCGTGACCCGTGCGGTTCACGGCGAAGGGCTGCGCATGCTCTTCATCCCCTACTACGCGGCGCCGGGTTGGGACGCCTGGCGGGGCCTCGGCTTCGACGTGGCCATTCTGCAACCGAGCTACGCATTCCGCTCGTGGATCGACGGTGGCCGGGTCACGCGCAGCCGTTTGGCGGCGGCCGCGGACTTTGCGCGCACCAAGGGCCTGGGCGTCGAGGTGGAGGTGCGCGGAACAACGAGCATCCCCGCCGAGCGAACCATGCTGAGGCAGTACCTCGCCGACGGCGCCCGCGCGCGACGCGGCTACCAGCAGGGCGCCACCGTCTACTTTTTAGGCGACGACATCGTCGAAAAATCGACCACCGATCCGGACGCGCACGCGGCGTACGAAGACCTGGCCGCCTACGTGCGCGGGGCCACCCTCGCCGATCCCGATCCCGCGTCGACCTTTGCCTGGACGGCGAGCCAAGACGGCCGCACCACCTCGGCGCAAGCCCGCCTCGCGCGCCCGCTCGACGTGAGGGCTCTGCATATCGACTTGGACGAGCCGCCCGCATCCGGCACCTGGCTCGGCACCGCCCATGTGCGCGTCCGGCGCGCCGGCTCGAGCAGCTGGGAGCCCGCAGGGTGGGCGCTGCGCACGGCGCCCGATCGTGTGAGCGGCACGACGCGCTGGCAATCGCTGACGATCCCCCTCGCGTCGGCGGGTTTGGCGCCGATCGCGGAGCTGGCGCTCGATCTGGTCACCGCCAAGAGCTCGCCCGCAGCGCGCGCCCCCATGAACGCGCATATCGCGCTCGACTCGGACTTTCCGCCGCAAAGCGACGCACCGCTCGCCCGCGGCGCCGAGTATGTCACCCGCCCCGGACCGCCCGCCTCCATGCTGCCGGACAGCGCCCCGGGGACGCGCCCCAAGCTGACGGACGGCCTCGTCTCCGAGGGCGGGTGGAACTCCGGGCGCAACATCGGGTGGCGGGGCGATCCCGGCGAGCTGGCGGTCGTCTTCGATCTCGGGCAAGTCCGCGCGTTCACGCGGGCCAAGATCTGGACACACGGCGGGAGCGACGCCGCTGTCAACTGGCCGCTCAACCCGGCCCTCCTCCTCGCAATCGACGCGGCGCGCGTGGCCCCCAACGGCATCGGCGCGCTTCCCCCTGATTTCGCAGCGCTTGCCGGCAGCGAGCCGGTGGTCACGGGCAAGCACGGGCCCCATTGCACGCCGGCCGATGCGTTTGCATTCTGCACGAATCTCGACGGCTACATCGATGTCGCGCCGCCGGGGCCCATTCGAACCCGCTATGTCACGGTGTTCACCGAGGCGAAGGGTTGGGTCATGTTGAACGAGGTGCAAATCGAGGCCGACGGCATGTCCATGGCCAACGTTCCCTACACAATCCGCACGTTTCCGAGCCCCGAGGTCGCGCCCGACTACATGGACAATGGGCGGAAGCTCACCGACGGCACCGTCGCAACATCGTTCATCCCCGCGCTTCTATCCGGATGGTCCGCCGCCACCAACGTCCAAGTCGACGTCAACCTCACCGGCGCGACCCCGCTCCAGGAGGTCACGGTCTGGAGCCAATCGCTCGGCAGCTACGGGATCGACCCTCCGGCCACCGTGCGCATCGAGGTCGCCGGCGACGGCGGCACCTTCTCGTTGCTCGGCGAAGCCAAAGCCGCGAGCGCCGTGGTTCTCGAGGGCGCGCGCGGCTACCGCGTTCGCTCCACCCCACCGGTCCCCGCGCGCCGCGTGCGCATCTCGGTACCGGCCCACAGCGGTGCGGACCGTTGGACCATGTTGAGCGAAATCGATGTGCGGTAG
- a CDS encoding lipopolysaccharide biosynthesis protein, with product MATAENDSEQAEQAAQPGQSTARAVGRGGLAVLGAKAYFVLLGFVQQIALKQAIGMAGYGALSRVLAPANIINNVTVTSSIQGVSRAVAGGGEHREQAFRATLRVHAPLALVLAILFALLAPAYASFQGSPHIVTPLRILACVVAIYGVYAPLVGSLNGRALFTRQAALDTIFATLRTLGLIGVGLLFQRYGGAGVEGSVTGFVLATLLILPLALVWSGTGRAPDPHAPPVAAIPRPTAYLAQLLPLALAQLFANGLMQADIAVLGRFVSSGALASGLTGEGAARSADEWVGVYRFCQLFAFLPYQLVLSVAQVLFPMVARAHAENDREAVHRYVQRGARIAALACGLVVAVIVVIPASVLGVAGGAVVAERGASTLRILVLGQGAFTLFGIGTTVLASLGKERLSATLSFVLLVFLTGAVWVASSGATYGEAQLRATAWSTSATLSVGLVAMSLAVRRYSGTFIPLATFARAAGGVALAYVAGLALPRFGLLLTPFVALAVAIAYIVFLIVTGELKGADRAMLVSLVSRRRNTSR from the coding sequence GTGGCGACCGCTGAAAACGATTCGGAGCAAGCAGAGCAGGCTGCTCAGCCTGGACAGAGCACCGCCCGCGCGGTTGGACGCGGCGGTCTCGCGGTTCTGGGGGCCAAAGCCTACTTCGTCCTGCTCGGATTCGTGCAGCAGATCGCGCTGAAGCAAGCCATCGGCATGGCGGGCTACGGAGCTCTATCGCGGGTGCTGGCGCCGGCGAACATCATCAACAACGTCACCGTCACCAGCTCCATTCAAGGGGTGAGCCGCGCGGTCGCCGGCGGCGGTGAGCATCGCGAGCAAGCCTTCCGCGCCACCTTGCGCGTCCATGCGCCGCTGGCCCTCGTTCTGGCGATCCTGTTCGCGCTCCTCGCCCCCGCCTATGCCTCGTTCCAAGGCTCGCCCCACATCGTCACGCCCTTGCGCATCCTCGCGTGCGTGGTCGCCATCTACGGCGTCTACGCGCCGCTGGTCGGCTCCCTCAACGGGCGGGCGCTCTTCACGCGCCAGGCCGCCCTCGACACCATCTTCGCCACCCTTCGCACCCTGGGGCTCATCGGCGTGGGGCTGCTCTTCCAGCGCTACGGAGGTGCGGGGGTGGAAGGCTCGGTCACCGGCTTCGTTCTGGCGACGCTCCTCATCCTTCCCCTGGCGCTGGTCTGGAGCGGCACCGGCCGCGCCCCCGATCCGCACGCGCCGCCCGTCGCGGCGATCCCCCGCCCCACGGCCTACCTCGCGCAGCTCTTGCCGCTCGCCCTGGCGCAGCTCTTTGCCAATGGCTTGATGCAAGCGGACATCGCGGTGCTCGGCCGCTTCGTCTCCTCGGGCGCCCTCGCGAGCGGGCTCACCGGCGAAGGCGCCGCACGAAGCGCGGACGAGTGGGTCGGCGTGTACCGCTTTTGCCAGCTCTTTGCGTTCTTGCCGTACCAGCTCGTCTTGAGCGTCGCGCAGGTGCTCTTTCCCATGGTGGCGCGCGCGCACGCGGAGAACGACCGCGAGGCCGTCCACCGCTACGTGCAGCGCGGCGCGCGCATCGCCGCGCTGGCGTGCGGGCTGGTGGTCGCCGTCATCGTGGTGATCCCGGCCTCGGTGCTGGGGGTCGCGGGCGGCGCGGTGGTGGCGGAGCGCGGAGCATCGACGTTGCGCATCTTGGTGTTGGGCCAAGGCGCCTTCACGTTATTTGGCATTGGCACCACGGTGCTGGCGAGCCTTGGCAAAGAGCGCCTCTCGGCCACATTGAGCTTCGTCTTATTGGTCTTTCTCACGGGCGCCGTTTGGGTCGCCAGCTCGGGCGCGACCTACGGCGAAGCGCAGCTTCGCGCCACCGCCTGGTCGACGAGCGCCACGTTGAGCGTGGGCCTGGTGGCCATGTCGCTAGCCGTGCGGCGCTACTCGGGCACGTTCATCCCGCTGGCCACCTTCGCGCGTGCCGCGGGGGGCGTGGCGCTCGCATACGTCGCGGGCCTCGCCCTACCCCGTTTCGGTTTGCTCCTCACGCCGTTCGTCGCGCTGGCGGTGGCCATTGCGTATATTGTATTCCTCATCGTCACGGGTGAATTGAAAGGTGCGGATCGCGCCATGCTCGTTTCGCTCGTTTCACGCCGCCGCAATACGTCACGCTAA
- a CDS encoding TraR/DksA C4-type zinc finger protein, producing MNKTQLKKFKTLLTEKRDEIIKKAKQTLEEDMTLDANDLPDEMDLASSEYLQSFTFRLRGREKAFLDKINKALAKIEDGSFGVCEECGEEISLKRLEARPETNLCIRCKEDQERMEKDYS from the coding sequence GTGAATAAGACCCAGCTCAAGAAGTTCAAAACGCTCCTCACGGAAAAGCGCGACGAGATCATCAAGAAGGCCAAGCAGACGTTGGAGGAGGACATGACCCTCGACGCCAACGATCTGCCGGACGAGATGGATCTCGCCTCCAGTGAGTACCTTCAATCCTTCACCTTCCGCCTCCGCGGCCGAGAAAAGGCCTTCCTAGACAAGATCAACAAGGCGCTGGCGAAGATCGAGGACGGCAGCTTCGGCGTGTGCGAAGAGTGCGGGGAGGAGATCTCGCTCAAGCGCCTGGAGGCGCGTCCCGAGACGAACCTCTGCATCCGCTGCAAAGAAGATCAAGAGCGCATGGAGAAGGACTACTCCTAG
- a CDS encoding amino acid racemase, translating into MKHLGILAHSVEGAALCLRTFCQHGFSALGPHQHPDVTLDCIAMGRSMPAWDAGDHASIRQILAESVRRLHRAGAEFFVCPDNTAHIALGHPGEALALPGLHIADVVAQTARRDGRRKVGILGTRYTMGDPMYPAAFAREGIDSAIPNDRDRDVVHTTIFEELVEGVFTDRARDAFVGIIRRLAEQGCDTVALVCTEIPLLVPQDASPLPVLDSTRLLAGAAFQVAVGNVELPRWYGGLRG; encoded by the coding sequence ATGAAACACCTCGGCATTTTGGCCCATAGCGTCGAAGGCGCGGCGCTGTGCCTGCGCACGTTTTGCCAGCATGGCTTCAGCGCCCTCGGCCCGCATCAACACCCCGACGTCACGCTCGACTGCATCGCCATGGGGCGAAGCATGCCCGCCTGGGATGCGGGCGATCACGCGTCCATCCGGCAAATCTTGGCCGAGAGCGTCCGAAGGCTGCACCGCGCGGGCGCCGAGTTCTTCGTGTGCCCCGACAACACGGCGCACATCGCGCTCGGCCATCCCGGCGAGGCGCTCGCCTTGCCCGGTCTTCACATCGCCGATGTCGTGGCCCAAACGGCGCGACGCGATGGGCGGCGCAAGGTCGGGATCCTCGGCACCCGCTACACGATGGGCGATCCCATGTACCCGGCCGCCTTCGCCCGCGAGGGCATCGATTCGGCGATCCCGAACGACCGCGATCGCGACGTCGTCCACACGACCATCTTCGAGGAGCTCGTCGAGGGCGTCTTCACGGACCGCGCGCGCGACGCCTTCGTGGGCATCATCCGGCGGCTCGCCGAGCAAGGCTGCGACACAGTGGCGCTGGTCTGCACGGAGATCCCGCTGCTGGTCCCGCAGGACGCCTCCCCGCTGCCGGTCCTCGACTCCACGCGGCTGCTCGCCGGTGCGGCCTTTCAGGTCGCGGTGGGGAACGTGGAGCTGCCCCGCTGGTACGGGGGCCTTCGGGGTTGA
- a CDS encoding AAC(3) family N-acetyltransferase produces MPTAWLEQLRALGLPAASIAIVHTSFKAVGSEQGGPRELIDALRAVLGPDGTLVMPAMSDDDDVPFDPRAASCRANMGVVADTFWRLPGVLRSDNPASFAAIGPLAPAFVAPHPIEPPHGIDSPVGRVAALGGFVLLLGVDHSANTTIHLAESMARVPYRARKYCTVLEGGQPVRVDYDETDHCCQNFNRIDGELRRRALQREGRVGHAIARLARSTDVVHAAITALQKDPCAFLHPRGAGCEECDSAWASIPVP; encoded by the coding sequence ATGCCGACGGCATGGCTGGAACAGCTGCGCGCGCTGGGGCTCCCGGCAGCGTCAATCGCGATCGTGCACACGTCGTTCAAGGCGGTGGGCTCGGAGCAAGGCGGCCCGCGCGAGCTCATCGACGCGCTCCGCGCGGTGCTCGGCCCCGACGGAACCTTGGTCATGCCGGCCATGAGCGACGACGACGACGTCCCGTTCGATCCCCGCGCCGCCTCGTGCCGCGCCAACATGGGCGTGGTGGCCGATACGTTCTGGCGCCTGCCCGGGGTGCTTCGAAGCGATAACCCGGCGTCGTTCGCGGCCATAGGGCCTCTTGCGCCTGCCTTCGTCGCGCCGCACCCCATCGAGCCTCCGCATGGCATCGACAGTCCCGTGGGAAGGGTGGCGGCGCTCGGCGGCTTCGTGCTCTTGCTGGGCGTCGATCACTCGGCGAACACCACCATTCACCTCGCCGAGTCCATGGCCCGCGTCCCCTACCGCGCCCGCAAGTACTGCACGGTGCTCGAGGGCGGCCAGCCCGTGCGCGTCGACTACGACGAGACGGATCACTGCTGCCAAAACTTCAACCGCATCGACGGCGAGCTGCGCCGCCGCGCGCTCCAGCGCGAAGGCCGTGTGGGCCACGCCATCGCGCGGCTCGCGCGTTCAACCGATGTCGTGCACGCCGCCATCACCGCGTTGCAAAAGGACCCGTGCGCGTTCCTGCACCCGCGTGGCGCCGGCTGCGAAGAGTGCGACTCGGCCTGGGCGAGCATCCCGGTGCCGTAG